The Desulfobacterales bacterium genome includes a window with the following:
- a CDS encoding DegQ family serine endoprotease, whose protein sequence is MKRIRNILTGMVVGLMTVALTGIFPTSGITATGPGVLMVPANISEIARNAKPAVVNIRTVKTIKGGGRVFQHFFGSPFNEKNPFEDFFGQLPDADGSRDFKQRSLGSGFIIDSDGYIVTNNHVIENADEITVKLFDKKEYTATIVGRDSKTDLALIKIDAPNLTPLELGDSDTLDVGTWVVAIGSPFGLEQTVTAGIVSAKGRTLGSGPYDDFIQTDASINPGNSGGPLISMQGQVIGINTAILAQGQGIGFAIPSSMANGIIRQLKNGGEVIRGWLGVGIQDLSPELATYYGLKDQKGALVIDVYEGEPAAEAGIRPKDIITEVDGQPFSSGRELSKFIAAVPVGKRSSITLIRDGLKKTVLVTLGKRPDDTAFAKNSAPNESETGISVTRLTPDIIRRFGFPNDESGVIITRVNPGSKGETAGFQAGDLIKEINRIQISSVQDYQKQLADSDSGREINFLIKRIRVGLTIITMTK, encoded by the coding sequence ATGAAGCGTATAAGAAATATTTTAACAGGGATGGTCGTGGGCCTGATGACCGTGGCGCTGACAGGTATTTTCCCCACCAGCGGCATCACGGCGACAGGTCCGGGCGTCCTGATGGTGCCGGCAAATATCAGCGAAATAGCCCGAAACGCCAAACCGGCGGTCGTCAATATCCGGACCGTAAAAACCATCAAAGGCGGAGGCCGTGTGTTTCAACATTTTTTCGGCAGCCCGTTCAATGAGAAAAACCCGTTTGAAGACTTTTTCGGGCAGCTCCCGGATGCCGACGGCTCAAGGGACTTCAAACAGCGCAGTCTGGGATCAGGATTTATTATTGATAGTGACGGCTATATCGTCACCAACAATCATGTCATTGAAAATGCCGACGAAATAACGGTCAAGCTGTTTGATAAAAAAGAATACACCGCCACTATAGTCGGTCGTGATTCTAAAACCGATCTGGCATTGATCAAGATTGACGCACCCAATCTGACTCCCCTTGAACTGGGAGATTCCGACACGCTGGACGTCGGCACCTGGGTGGTAGCCATCGGAAGCCCGTTCGGACTCGAGCAGACCGTAACGGCCGGAATCGTCAGTGCCAAGGGCCGAACCCTCGGTTCAGGCCCCTATGACGACTTCATCCAGACCGACGCGTCCATTAATCCCGGCAACAGCGGTGGCCCCCTGATTAGCATGCAGGGGCAGGTCATCGGAATCAATACGGCCATTTTAGCCCAGGGTCAGGGAATCGGATTCGCCATTCCTTCGAGCATGGCCAACGGTATTATCCGGCAGCTCAAAAACGGCGGAGAAGTCATCCGGGGATGGCTGGGGGTGGGAATTCAGGACCTTTCACCTGAGCTGGCAACCTATTACGGCCTTAAAGATCAGAAAGGGGCACTGGTCATCGACGTTTACGAAGGAGAGCCTGCCGCTGAGGCTGGCATCAGGCCAAAAGACATTATTACCGAAGTTGACGGCCAGCCGTTTTCCTCAGGCCGCGAACTGTCAAAATTCATTGCCGCCGTGCCCGTGGGAAAACGCTCATCCATCACCCTGATCAGAGATGGTCTCAAAAAAACGGTCCTTGTGACACTCGGAAAACGACCTGATGATACGGCTTTCGCAAAAAATTCAGCTCCCAACGAAAGTGAAACCGGTATTTCGGTCACACGGCTTACCCCCGATATCATCCGACGGTTCGGTTTTCCAAACGACGAAAGCGGCGTCATCATTACCCGTGTTAACCCGGGCAGTAAAGGTGAAACGGCAGGATTTCAGGCAGGCGATCTGATAAAGGAAATCAACCGAATCCAGATTTCATCGGTCCAGGATTATCAAAAACAGCTTGCGGATAGCGACTCCGGCCGTGAAATTAATTTTTTAATCAAACGGATCCGGGTCGGTCTGACAATCATTACAATGACAAAATAG